The Bradyrhizobium sp. CCGB01 genome segment GCGATGGCATAGTCTTCGCAATCGCCGGCGCCCCGTGCGAAGGTCGCGAGCGGCGAGCTCCAGATGTCATCGGCGCCATCATCGGCAGCCCGGATGGCAAGATTGATGGCGCGGTTGGTTTCGCCGAGGCGCGCGCGGCCGTCACGGCTGCGGGCCTGGTCGACGATGGCGAGCAGCTTGAGCGCCGCCGGCGACGCGCAATTGTCCCGGTCGCCATCGCACAGCGCGAGCTGCACCATGTCGTCGTCGAGCTTCTGCTTCAGCGCGAACCATTTCTGTTGCAGGCGGCCGGAAGAGATGGCGAAGGCGAACACGCCGAACGGTTCGGCGGATTTGCGCACGAGGACGCCGGCTCCAGGCGACAAGAGCGTGCCGGCGCGAAGGTCGGCGGCCGATCCGAGCAGGATCAATCCGCACAGGACAAGAATCGCACGCCAGGCGCGCGAGCGAGCAGCGGTCTCCATCTGACATCCCCTTCCGGCTTCGCCAGGTCCCCGTCGACCTGGTCGTGCCGGGCTTTGTTGCTTTCGCGGAGATAGTGCGAGAGAGGCCGTTTTGTTCGGCTTAATGCGCGCGGCCGGGGTTCCAAAACCGCGGGACAGGCTGAAACGAGCCTGCCCAAATTGCGTAAAATTTTACGATTCGGGGCTAGGAGGACTCCCGGTACCGGGAGACGGGACCAATTACAGGCGAAAGTTGTGGGAGGGCCGAATCTGCTCTTTATGCCTAACGACCCGCGATTTCACGGGTTCTGTTAGCTGGATCACAGATTTCGCTCCGTATTTACCGCAGGATGCTGCGGGGCACCACGAAGCAAAGATGACAAAAGTATCTGTCGTCTAATTATACGATAGATTACTTTTGGCGAGGGGAAATGCGTTCAACTAAACTCCGGTAATCTTCAGAATTCTTCAATCACTACTTCCCTTTCTCTAAGGAAGTGCTGCCTCGTAGGGGCTCCTACGGCCAAGTGACGCGAAATCACACAAGCAATAGACGGTTTCGCTAAGGACTTGGTAATGCTATGCAAGCTTAGGCGGTCGATACTTACTTAGATTTTAACTCTTTTTACGGTGCGCGCGCGGTTGAATTACGCTGGCAAATTTGACGGCGCGATCTCTTGGAATGGCCAGAGTTCCAGCTCGCCAGTCTATAGCCATGTCGATTCTTTTACCGCCAAGTCTTTTACTGCCAAGGCGCACGGGCACGTGCCTGACGGCGCGGTCGTTGTTCCCGATCCGAACCTGATCTTCAACGGCGAGTTCAAGCGCACAGGTCTCGACCTCGTGCTGTCCCACGAGGGGCGCGAGTTCGTCGTTCACGATTATTTCAAGGGCGACAAGCGCGCAGCGATCGCTTCGCCCGATGGTGCGCACCTCACCGGCGACACCGTCAACGCGCTCACGGGCCATGTGCAATACGCGCAGGCCGCGCCCGGCATCGCCGCTGCCCAGGTCATCGGCCACGTCACCAAGCTCTCCGGAAGCGCGACTGCGGTGCGCAATGGGGTCTCGGTGACCTTGAACAACGGCGACAACGTCGAGAAGGGCGATGTGGTCTCGACCGGCGCCGATTCGACGCTGGGCATCACCTTCATCGACGGCACTGTGTTCGGCCTGTCCTCCAATGCGCGGATGGTGCTGAACGAGATGGTCTACGACCCCAACGGGTCGAGCAACTCCTCGCTGCTCAGCCTGGTCGCGGGCACCATCA includes the following:
- a CDS encoding transglutaminase-like cysteine peptidase; this encodes METAARSRAWRAILVLCGLILLGSAADLRAGTLLSPGAGVLVRKSAEPFGVFAFAISSGRLQQKWFALKQKLDDDMVQLALCDGDRDNCASPAALKLLAIVDQARSRDGRARLGETNRAINLAIRAADDGADDIWSSPLATFARGAGDCEDYAIAKLAALRLAGVASEDLRIVVVRDVRAGEEHAVAAAKLDGHWLMLDNRRMAMVEDDAARTYQPLFVLYQSAVMKYVDEPVRLSMAAAEAR